One genomic window of Dermacentor andersoni chromosome 8, qqDerAnde1_hic_scaffold, whole genome shotgun sequence includes the following:
- the LOC126529328 gene encoding uncharacterized protein, whose product MKFAQIFLLVCLLSAPCTLRAAEGENPTGEAREGKEKEYNEDTCIEITLPNILQIDQCLGDNLNLCKGKTNLIEGVLSLANCTVNGVLRNLSVVKALVTVKDLLVALLGKLVPSLGTVLNGLDMFSLLASNEIKNDVCYGEIKITVPNSLGKCVDDTLKLCKNGTTIDVSIVESLVKTVGCIVKDLLTTPPDQTVSNLLCDVARTLSIVLEQVPGGNILSKPVTQICESK is encoded by the exons ATGAAGTTCGCTCAAATATTCCTTCTGGTCTGTCTCCTGAGTGCCCCGTGCACCCTTCGGGCTGCTGAAG GTGAAAACCCAACGGGAGAAGCTcgagaagggaaagaaaaggaatacAACGAGGACACCTGTATTGAAATCACGCTCCCAAACATTCTGCAGATTGATCAG TGCCTTGGAGATAACCTCAACCTCTGCAAAGGAAAGACA AATCTCATTGAAGGCGTTCTATCTTTGGCAAAC tgcACTGTCAATGGCGTTCTTAGGAACTTGAGTGTAGTCAAAGCCCTAGTAACCGTGAAAGATCTGCTGGTTGCCCTTCTAGGCAAACTGGTGCCAAgct tgGGCACGGTATTGAATGGATTGGACATGTTTTCTCTGCTTGCAAGTAACGAAATTAAGAACGACGTTTGCTAcggagaaataaaaattaccGTTCCTAACAGCCTTGGAAAA tgCGTTGATGACACACTCAAGCTTTGCAAAAACGGAACGACAATTGAC GTTTCCATTGTAGAATCCCTCGTCAAGACGGTTGGG TGCATCGTCAAGGACTTGCTTACCACTCCACCAGACCAGACAGTCAGCAACCTTCTGTGCGATGTTGCGAGAACCCTGTCCATCGTTCTTGAACAAGTTCCTGGTGGCAACATTCTCAGCAAACCCGTAACTCAAATCT GCGAGTCGAAATAA